The Candidatus Binatia bacterium DNA segment CACGGAACGCGGCAGCCATCGGCCAGCTTCACGAGCAGGATCGAAGCCCCTTTCGTAGGATCGCCGCGCACCGGCGCTGCCGTCACGCACGCGGGCGCGCCAGCAATCGGGGCGAACTTCAACGTTTGCGGCTCGACCATCGACATATCGGCGGCCTCCCCGCCATGCGTCGGCAGTACGAACCAAGCCGACACGGCCGCTGACAAAACGACACCCAGCGCCGCGCGGCGCAAAAAACTGTGAACCATGATATCTCCTTCCTTCCAGTAGACTTCTCATACGAAAATCATCACGAGGGGCTCAAGTCAAGGTTAAAGGGGAGGTCCCGGCACGTGGACGCGAGTCATTTTGACCTTTTAAGAATTCTCAAAAGGTGAAAGTGGCACGGTGATAGTTGCTCATTTGCGCAATTGAGCAAACGTGACATGCACCGCCAAGGTGCTCATTTTGACGTTTCGGGAATTGCCCAAACGTGGAAGCGTCGGCGAGCATCCCTCATCTTTCATCCCTCATCCTTGTTAGCGCCGCGACAGCGGATTTTACCGGGCGAGGACCGCGCGGCGCGCGTTGGCGCCGAAAACCGCTTCGAGATCGGCCGCGGGCCATGGGCGGCTCTTCAACGCCGCGGCGGTTTCGTTTTCGGCGTTCGGCACGTGGGGAACGTCGGTGCCGAAGAGGAGAGCGCGCGCGCCGAAGGTCGCACGGGCGCAGTCGAGCGCCGGGCCGTGGGTGCACGCGGTGTCGAAGTAGCAGCGCTTGAGATAATGGCTCGGCGGGTGCGGGCAAGCGGAGAAGCGCTGATAACCGCGGTCGATGCGATCGATCATCATCGGCAACCCGCCGCCGAGGTGGGACCAGACGACCTTCACCTCGGAACATTCTTCGAGAACGCCGGCGAGCGCGAGGCGCGTCGCCGCCAGCGCGGTCTCGCCGGGATAGCCGACGGCGATAAAAGAGCCCGCGTCGCCGGCGGGCCCGTCGCATGGAAAAGTCGGATGGACCAGCACCGCGAGCTTGCGCCGGCTCATCTCGCGCCAGAAGTCGCCCAGCTCGGGCGCGTGGAGCTGGAACTCGCCGTAGCGGGTCGCGATGCCGACGCCGGCGGCGCCCAGGTCGAGCGCGCGGTCGAGCTCGCGGACCATCGCGGCCGGGTCGGCGCACGGCAAAACGGCGGCGAAGCAAAACCGATCGGGCGCTCGGCGGCAGAAAGCCGCGAGGCCGTCGTTAACGAAGCGCGCGGCATCGGCGGCGCGCTCGCCCGCCCAGCCGATATTCAGCGCGCCGACGGAAAGCACCGCCGTGCCGATCCCCGCCTCGTCCATCGAAGCGAGGCGCTTCGCCGCATCGCTCTGCTCTTTCGGCAGCGACATCACATGGCTGCCGCGGTAGAACAGCGACAGCCCGCGCTGGCTGTCGAGCAGCTTGAATTCAGGGTTGTCCTTGATCACTTCGGCAAAGCAGCCGTCGGGATACAGGTGGGCGTGGATGTCGATGATGTCAGCGTGTGCCATGAGGTTGCATTTACTCGCGCGGGCGCCCCCCTTGTCAATCTGTTTTCATGCGGGCCGGCTCAGGTCCACCTGTGCCCTTTGCCTTGCGTCGCCTAGTGCCTGCGCCTTTTGCCTTTTGCCTAGTGCCTGTCTTTACTTCCCGCTTCTTTGATGAGCTGCAAAACCGGCTTCATGTCCGAGAACTCGGGGTGGCCGATGTCGAGATATTTTCGCCCCTCCACGAGCCTTCCCCGCGGCGGGACGTCGTCTTTGGGGATGTCGGTCCGACGCGAGTTGGGCGGATCGTCGGGGTCGCCGAGCTTCTGCACCGCAATCTGCCCCTCGCGCGACAAGAGCCAGTTGATCAGCACCTTGGCCGCGTTCGGATGAGGCGCGCGGTTGATCAAGCTGACGGAGCCCGGGCTCGACGTGATCGCGCCTCCTTCTTTCCACGCGTTGCTGTCGAACGAATCGACCGGCAGTCCCTGGCTCTTGGCGCGCGGCGCGTCTTTGCAGGCGAGGCAGACGGCGAACTTGCCCTGAGCCAGCCAGTCCGTCAGCTGGCGGTCGTCGCGCCCCAGGTGAACGTCCATCCCGCCGAAGAATTTCTTGACGTAGCCCGGGCCCAGCGCCGGATGGTGGTAAAAAAGCCTGAGCGGTCCCCACACGCCGGTGAGCGCCGGGTCGAGCGACAGGAGCTTGCCCTTCCACTTGGGATCGAGAATGTCCCAGTACGAGTCGAACTCTCTGGCATTGACCAGGTTGGAGTTGTAGTGGAGCTGTCCCGAATAGGCGTTGGTGAGATAGGCGAAGACGTATTGCTTCTCCGGGTCGGCATACGAGTGCCGCCGCTCGTACCATTTGGATTCGTCCAAAACCTCGGGCAGGATCAGCGCCGGCCGGATCGGATCGAGGGCCTTTCCCTGATAGAGCACGTTGAAGTTCGTGCTCACGCCGCCGCTGAAGACGTCGGCGAGATATTTTTCCGCCCGGCGCTCCGCCAGGAGCCTCGTGGCGAGCTGGTTTCCGGTCCCGGTGACCGCGACCACTTTGATCTGCGGGTAGGCCTGCTTGAAGGCTTCGAGAACCGGCGCGAACTGGTAAACGTAGACGGCGACCTGCCCTTCTTTTTTCGCGGCCTCGACGACCCGCTCCCAGTCCTCCCTGGAAGCGGATTCCGCCGCGGCGGCCGCGAAGAGAAACAGCGCCGGCAAAAACGCCGCGAGATATTTCATCCCGCGGGCCCTAAACTCGCCAGGGCGTTTCCGCGATGTCGATCAGCACGTCGTCGGGATCGGTGATCCGGCACTCGGCGTGGACCCCTTCGGGCCGCGGGATCACGCGGTCGGAAAAGCCCGCCTTTCTCAAGCGCTCGCGGGTGAGCTCGACTTTGTCGACGTGAAAGCCGATGTGATAGAAGCCCGCCGGCTTCTTGTGCTCGGGACGGCGCTTGACGATGTTGATGAAGATCTCGCCGTCGGAAAGCATGACGTTGTTCGGGTGCGCCCTGGAGCGGTCGAGCTCCTTGACGCCGAACACTTCGAGGTAGAAGCGCCGCGCCTGCTCCGGGTCGTCCGAAAGAAAAGCGATGTGCCGAATGCGCGCCATAAATCGTCCTCCCGTAAGGTGAATTGATTTCTCCGCCGACCTGTATCACGGTGAACGAGGGACGGGCAAGGAGCGGGGAATTTACCGACGCGGGAGGCGCATAGCGAAAGCGCCGCGGCACGCAAAGGTCACAGCCGTTCTCGCTTCCTTGGCGGATCCTATCCTCTCTCGCCGAGCTGTAAATAGTTTCCCTCGGAATCGAAAAAGTAAAGCGTTCGGGCGGCGCTGTACCCGATAGGCCCCAGATGGAGCCGCACACCCCATTCCTTCATCTTCTCCAGAGCCAGAGCGAAATCTTCCTTGCTGGTCGAGAATGCGCTGTGGCAGAAGCTGTCCTCCTTCCAATCCCGCTCCACCGGCTTTGGACGCTCGAACAAGACCACTTCCACGTCCCCTTTGGCGGTCTGCAGGCGCAGGTTCTTCGGCCAATAACCCAGAAGCTCGAAAAATGGCCTGTTCGATTCCCTTTCGCCGACCCCCCTTCCTCTGATTTTCATTCCCAGGACGTCGACGTAAAATTTCTCCGCCCGATCGATGTCGTTTACCGGTATGCCAATATGATAGAGCCTCGTCACGGTTATCTTTCCCATCGACGTTCCCCTTTTCTTTTGGATTTCTTTTGCGAGTCGGGCCTAACGTCCTCGCCGTTTCTTCATCCGCCGCATGATTATAGGGCGGGTCCAGCATCTTTCCAACCGCTTGCCTCTGGTATTCAACCTGGATGACCGCCGTTCACCCTTCGAGAGTCTCAGGGCGAACGGACTTGGTGTTGGAATGTTGAGCAATTTCCGTTCGTGCTGAGCTTGTCGAAGCATGAAAATTCCTTTTTCAACAGTCTGTCAATGCTCGACCCCGTGAGTTTCCCTTGAGCCATCATTCTTGCTTGACTCTCGCCCTCGCGCCTCGATTGTTTTGTTTCATCTTTCAGCTTTCGTCTTTGTAACTACGGCTCTCCGAAGCATCTCGTCGCGTTGTCCCACAGCATTTTTCGCATGACCTCGTCTCCCAGGGATTTCCAGGCCAGCACCTTGTTTGTGGACTCGGGAAAGCGGGATTCCGCGTGAGGGTAATCGGACGAATACATTAAGACGCCGTCGCCGAGGAAGTCGGTGACCATTCGCGCCATCTTCTCGCCTTCGTGGATCACCAGGCTGGCGAAGAAGCGCCCGCTGGTCATGTATTCGCTGGGCTTACGAGCCAGATTGTCCGGCAGGGCGTAAGACATGTAGACCGATTGATCGTCCATACGCGCTCCCCAGAACGGGAGCCAGCCGAAGCCCGACTCGAGGATGCAGTAGCGAATGTCAGGGTACCGATCCATGATCCCGGCGCCGAAAAATGCCGTCACCGCTCTCATTGCGCCCCACGGGTGCGAGGCGGTCCGGCCGATGAACGGGTTGTCCCAGAGATCGCGGTACCCGGGATAGCCGAAGGTGAAACTGTGATGCGCGACCGAGAGGCCTGCGTCGTTGGCCGCGGCCCAGATCGGGTCCAATTTAGGGTGGTCGATGGGAACGCCTTCGGCCAGGTCGGGATAGATGCCGGCGGCCCACGTCGCGCGCGCCCATGATTTGATTTCTTCCACCGATGCCTCGATGGCTTTGCTGCTCGCCACAATGAGAGACTTGAGGCGGTGCGGGTGCGCGCTGCAGAAGTCGTCGGTAAAGCGGTGGTTGGCGCGGATAAACCCGATCTCGACCTCGACGTCGTCCGCGGCCGGGGGGAGTCCGGGAAGCATGAGCTGGACGTCCACTCCCTCCTCGTCCATATCCCGAATGCGCGCGTCCACGTCGTCATCAGCCCCGCCCGGCGTCGGAAAGCGCCCGCCCATGAACTTCGGGAAATGAAGCTCGACATGCTCCCTGGGACCCGCTTCTCCTAAAACCCTGAGCCCCTCGCGCCAACCGGTTCGTTTAATGAACCGGTAGCGGTGGCGATACGGCGGCTCGAGAATCTCGCCGGCCCAGCCGATGCGAAAGGGAACCTTGCAGCTCTCCCACTCGGGCAACCGCTTGCGCATGGCGGCATCGAAGTAGGGCTCCAGGGCTTCGGCCGAGGGACTCAAGTGCGTGTCCGAATCGAAAATCTTAAAACCGTGGCGCATGGGCGCTCCTTCCTCCCGCGCAGTGCGGCGAGTGCGAGGCTATCCATAACACGACCGCCGTCGCTCGCGCACCGGGGTGTCTTAGCGAAAGAAATCGTGGCATACTGCGTTTCATGTTTTTATCACATCGAACAATCGAGAAGTACATCGATGAAGGCAAAATCTTAATTGAGCCCGACTTTGACAAGAAAAACATACGCCCCGCCGGCATCCGTATCCATCTGGCCAAAAATCTGCTTGTGCCCGAGCCTGACCAGGTCGTAAGTCTGACGGTGGCGCAGGAGCTCAAGTACAAGGAAATAGATCTGACTACAGAGGACTTTCTCTTGGCACCGGGGCAATTCGTCCTTGGAGCGAGTTACGAAGCGATACAAACTCCGCCGAACGTATTGGCCATTTTAGACGGGAGAAGCACGGTGGCCCGTCTCGGCCTTACCGTTCATATAACCGCTTCCGTGATCGACGGAACCTTCGAGACGCCGCACGTCGCGGTGTTGGAAATAAAAAACGCGGGGAACTTTAAAGTCAGATTGAACTTCAAGGATCCGGTCGCGATGATGCTTTTTGCCGAGTTAAAGGATCCCGTAACGCAAAAAATACAGTCCCAATACGGCGGCGGTCAAAGCAAAGCGACGCCCCCGAATTTACGATTTAGAACCGGCGATGATAAATAAGTCATTTCGGCCGGCGCATGTCCGCTATCCTCTCTCTCCGAGCTGCAAAAAGTTTCCCTCGGAATCGAAAAAGTAAAGCGTTCGGGCACCGCTGTAGCCTACGGGCCCCAGGTGAACCCGCACGCCCCATTCCCTCATCTTCTCCAGAGCCAGAGCGAAATCCTCCTTGCTGGTCGAGAACGCGCTGTGGCAGAAGCTGTCCTCCTTCCAATCGCGCTCCACCGGCTTGGGGCGCTCGAACAAGACCACTTCCACGTCCCCTTTGGCGGTCGCGAGGCGCGCGTTCTTCGGCCAATAACCCAGCTGCTCGAAAAACGGCCGGTTCGATTCCCGTTCTCCCTGCCCCCTTCCTTTGGCTTTCATTCCCAGGACTTCCACATAAAATTTCTCCGCCCGATCGATCTCGTTGACCGGTATGCCAATATGGTAGAGCCTCGTCACGGTTATCTTTCCCATCGCCGTTCCCCCTGTTTTTTGCGTTATTTCATTTTTTCGTTTTCAGCTTTCATCCTTTACAAAGGCGGCAGCGGGTCCGTACCCGCGATCCGGTTGAAGAGCTTTACGGTCTCGGGATCGCGCGGGATTTCCCGAACGGCCTGCGCCTGCTCGTCCGGCATCAGCGGGGCGGCTTCGGCTCCGGTCATCTGCGCAAATTTCTTTAAGAACTCGGGGTCGTTGAAGGTCTTGCGGAAAGCCCCTTTCATGATCTCGGCGCGATCCTTGGGCGTTGCGGGCGGAAGCACAAAGGGTGACCCGGTCAGCCGGAAGTTGCGGTACATCGCGAGGACCTTTCTCTGCATGTCGGTTCGCGTGAAGCTTTCAAACGAAGGGAGCGGCTCGAACACCGGATGTTTGTCCCGGAAGGCTTTGGGGATCTCGAAGACGGCGTGAAAGTGGACCAGCCCTTTTTCGATCCACTCCGGGCTTCGGGAAACGATCGAGTGCCCGCCCTGCGACCGGGCATCCACCTCGCCCCGCAGCAGCGCCAGATCCACCTCGGCGCTCGAGTAGCCGGTGACAAGCCTCGGATCTTTGAGAGCGGCGACCCAGGCGAAGAGCCGCCCGACGATGTAATGGTGATGGCCCACGGATTCCGCGCCGATCTTTAACCCGGAAAAGCTCCGCAGCTTCTCCAGATTGTCGAGGCCGGCTTCCCTGCGTGTGACAAAGATCGCCGTAAACCTGCTGAAACCGGAGCCGAGATAAATGAACCGGTCGATGTCGTACATGACGCCGGTTTCGCCCGCGACGGCGTTGGAGACGAAGCCGCCGCCGAGAGCGCCGATGGTGAGCCCGTCGGGGCGAGCGGTATTGTATAGATAGTTGCCCGCCTTGCGATCGCCCCCGCCCGGCATGTATTCCACCACGATCGCGGGGTTGCCGGAGATGTACTTTTCCAGAAACGGCAGCATGGCTCGAATGCGCCGGTCGGAGGTCCCGCCGGGCTGGGTCCCGGCCACGATCTTGATCGTCTTGCCCTTGTAAAAATCGGCCTGGGCGCGGACTTCCTCTGTCGCGAGCAGAAAACTCGCGGACAGCGCCAGGCAAGGAAGAATTTTCCGGCGATAGCAGCCAACTTTCATCCATACCTCCCGGCTTGCGAGAAGCTGTGCGAGATTACCGTTGATCCGGCTTTTCAGTCGGCGCCTGAGCGAGATGGTTATAGTACAGGCCTAGAATCTTTCCAAGCGTTTTTCGGCGCGCACCGCGCCGCCTTTGCTCGAGGGGCTTGTATTTGACAAGACGGGAGCGAGTTGATAGCGACAGGCGAGAATGCCTCGGGCAATCCCGGGCTGGGGTCGGCAGCCCATTACACGAA contains these protein-coding regions:
- the dcd gene encoding dCTP deaminase is translated as MFLSHRTIEKYIDEGKILIEPDFDKKNIRPAGIRIHLAKNLLVPEPDQVVSLTVAQELKYKEIDLTTEDFLLAPGQFVLGASYEAIQTPPNVLAILDGRSTVARLGLTVHITASVIDGTFETPHVAVLEIKNAGNFKVRLNFKDPVAMMLFAELKDPVTQKIQSQYGGGQSKATPPNLRFRTGDDK
- a CDS encoding VOC family protein, with the protein product MGKITVTRLYHIGIPVNEIDRAEKFYVEVLGMKAKGRGQGERESNRPFFEQLGYWPKNARLATAKGDVEVVLFERPKPVERDWKEDSFCHSAFSTSKEDFALALEKMREWGVRVHLGPVGYSGARTLYFFDSEGNFLQLGERG
- a CDS encoding VOC family protein; translated protein: MGKITVTRLYHIGIPVNDIDRAEKFYVDVLGMKIRGRGVGERESNRPFFELLGYWPKNLRLQTAKGDVEVVLFERPKPVERDWKEDSFCHSAFSTSKEDFALALEKMKEWGVRLHLGPIGYSAARTLYFFDSEGNYLQLGERG
- a CDS encoding amidohydrolase family protein, encoding MAHADIIDIHAHLYPDGCFAEVIKDNPEFKLLDSQRGLSLFYRGSHVMSLPKEQSDAAKRLASMDEAGIGTAVLSVGALNIGWAGERAADAARFVNDGLAAFCRRAPDRFCFAAVLPCADPAAMVRELDRALDLGAAGVGIATRYGEFQLHAPELGDFWREMSRRKLAVLVHPTFPCDGPAGDAGSFIAVGYPGETALAATRLALAGVLEECSEVKVVWSHLGGGLPMMIDRIDRGYQRFSACPHPPSHYLKRCYFDTACTHGPALDCARATFGARALLFGTDVPHVPNAENETAAALKSRPWPAADLEAVFGANARRAVLAR
- a CDS encoding amidohydrolase family protein; the encoded protein is MRHGFKIFDSDTHLSPSAEALEPYFDAAMRKRLPEWESCKVPFRIGWAGEILEPPYRHRYRFIKRTGWREGLRVLGEAGPREHVELHFPKFMGGRFPTPGGADDDVDARIRDMDEEGVDVQLMLPGLPPAADDVEVEIGFIRANHRFTDDFCSAHPHRLKSLIVASSKAIEASVEEIKSWARATWAAGIYPDLAEGVPIDHPKLDPIWAAANDAGLSVAHHSFTFGYPGYRDLWDNPFIGRTASHPWGAMRAVTAFFGAGIMDRYPDIRYCILESGFGWLPFWGARMDDQSVYMSYALPDNLARKPSEYMTSGRFFASLVIHEGEKMARMVTDFLGDGVLMYSSDYPHAESRFPESTNKVLAWKSLGDEVMRKMLWDNATRCFGEP
- a CDS encoding VOC family protein, with amino-acid sequence MARIRHIAFLSDDPEQARRFYLEVFGVKELDRSRAHPNNVMLSDGEIFINIVKRRPEHKKPAGFYHIGFHVDKVELTRERLRKAGFSDRVIPRPEGVHAECRITDPDDVLIDIAETPWRV
- a CDS encoding extracellular solute-binding protein; the protein is MKYLAAFLPALFLFAAAAAESASREDWERVVEAAKKEGQVAVYVYQFAPVLEAFKQAYPQIKVVAVTGTGNQLATRLLAERRAEKYLADVFSGGVSTNFNVLYQGKALDPIRPALILPEVLDESKWYERRHSYADPEKQYVFAYLTNAYSGQLHYNSNLVNAREFDSYWDILDPKWKGKLLSLDPALTGVWGPLRLFYHHPALGPGYVKKFFGGMDVHLGRDDRQLTDWLAQGKFAVCLACKDAPRAKSQGLPVDSFDSNAWKEGGAITSSPGSVSLINRAPHPNAAKVLINWLLSREGQIAVQKLGDPDDPPNSRRTDIPKDDVPPRGRLVEGRKYLDIGHPEFSDMKPVLQLIKEAGSKDRH